A region of Saprospiraceae bacterium DNA encodes the following proteins:
- a CDS encoding DUF2442 domain-containing protein, with protein MITDQIFKATEVKIIDQNLHIFIEDRCFSFHLSSLSDVFKTASSESISNFKLSPSGYGIHWPDLNEDISIHVLLHDKRHME; from the coding sequence ATGATAACAGATCAAATATTTAAAGCTACTGAAGTAAAAATCATAGATCAGAATCTCCATATTTTTATTGAGGACCGATGTTTTTCTTTTCATCTATCGTCATTGTCCGATGTTTTTAAAACTGCATCAAGTGAATCTATAAGCAATTTCAAATTATCTCCATCAGGATATGGAATTCATTGGCCAGATTTAAATGAAGATATTTCGATTCATGTCCTTTTACATGACAAGAGGCACATGGAATAA
- a CDS encoding type II toxin-antitoxin system RelE/ParE family toxin, with protein MVRLNWTPRSLNDLDSIAEFIAEDSVKYAKIQVRRIRNKAKIIKDHIYIGRPVPEHNDPTIREIIMGNYRIIYKIFSKEEIDILTVHHSSSILKL; from the coding sequence ATGGTTCGTTTAAATTGGACGCCTAGGTCTTTAAATGATTTAGATTCTATCGCTGAATTTATTGCTGAGGATTCAGTAAAATATGCGAAAATTCAGGTAAGGCGTATAAGAAATAAAGCCAAAATAATAAAAGATCACATTTACATTGGCAGACCTGTTCCTGAACATAATGACCCTACAATAAGAGAAATAATAATGGGAAATTACAGGATTATCTATAAAATATTTTCGAAAGAGGAGATTGATATTTTAACTGTCCATCATTCATCAAGTATACTAAAACTCTGA
- a CDS encoding DUF4160 domain-containing protein, which translates to MFYTNKAGGDYAELLRWRLFFFTNEGNEPVPIHAEKGEMECKFWIKVDEFEIEKSIGYHMNPNFRKEIRKIIYEHFDYIVEEWNQYFMK; encoded by the coding sequence ATATTTTACACTAATAAAGCGGGAGGAGACTACGCAGAGCTTTTAAGGTGGAGATTATTCTTCTTTACAAATGAAGGCAATGAACCAGTACCTATTCATGCAGAAAAAGGCGAAATGGAATGTAAATTTTGGATAAAAGTAGATGAATTTGAAATTGAAAAATCGATTGGATATCATATGAATCCAAATTTTAGAAAAGAAATTCGCAAAATAATTTATGAACATTTTGATTATATTGTGGAGGAGTGGAATCAATATTTTATGAAGTAG